The Vicia villosa cultivar HV-30 ecotype Madison, WI linkage group LG1, Vvil1.0, whole genome shotgun sequence genome includes a region encoding these proteins:
- the LOC131644690 gene encoding monodehydroascorbate reductase, with the protein MAHSFKYIIVGGGVSAGYAAREFVKQGVKHGELAIISKEAVAPYERPALSKAYLFPESPARLPGFHTCVGSGGERLLPEWYSEKGIQLYLNTEIVSADLAAKFLTSAKGEHFDYQTLIIATGSAVIRLTDFGIPGANAKNIFYLREVDDADKLYEAIKAKKNGKAVVVGGGYIGLELSAVLKLNNLDVTMVYPEPWCMPRLFTSEIAAFYEGYYANKGINIIKGTVAVGFNTNSDGEVKEVKLKDGRLLEGDIVVVGVGGRPQISLFKGQVEELNGGIKTDAFFKSSVSDVYAVGDVATFPLKLYNDIRRVEHVDHARKSAEQAAKAIVAADVGKSVEEYDYLPYFYSRSFDLSWQFYGDNVGETVLFGDNNPASSKPHFGTYWIKEGKVVGAFLEGGTPEENKAIAKVARVKPAVEDVNQLAKEGIAFASRI; encoded by the exons ATGGCGCATTCGTTCAAGTACATCATCGTTGGAGGAGGAGTTTCAGCT GGTTATGCAGCAAGGGAGTTTGTGAAACAAGGAGTTAAGCATGGGGAGCTTGCTATCATATCTAAAGAAGCG GTTGCACCTTATGAACGTCCTGCTCTGAGCAAGGCTTACCTTTTTCCAGAGT CTCCTGCTAGGCTTCCTGGGTTCCATACCTGTGTTGGAAGTGGGGGAGAAAGATTGCTTCCTGAGTGGTACAGTGAGAAAG GGATACAGTTGTATCTCAACACAGAAATTGTAAGTGCAGACCTTGCTGCAAAGTTTCTGACTAGTGCAAAAGGAGAACACTTCGATTACCAGACTTTGATTATCGCAACAGGCTCAGCT GTTATTAGGTTGACAGATTTCGGTATACCAGGAGCTAATGCCAAAAACATATTTTACCTGAGGGAGGTTGATGATGCTGACAAATTGTACGAGGCAATCAAAGCAAAGAAGAATGGGAAAGCTGTGGTTGTTGGAGGAGGATACATTGGTCTGGAGTTGAGTGCAGTTTTGAAGCTCAATAATCTTGATGTTACCATGGTCTACCCAGAACCTTGGTGTA TGCCAAGACTTTTTACTTCTGAAATTGCTGCTTTCTATGAGGGATATTATGCCAATAAAGGGATCAATATCATTAAAGGAACAGTTGCTGTTGGATTCAACACTAACTCCGATGGAGAG GTAAAAGAAGTCAAACTAAAGGATGGTAGGCTCCTGGAAGgagatattgttgttgttggtgttggaGGAAGGCCTCAAATATCTTTATTCAAAGGGCAGGTTGAAGAGCTGAATGGTGGAATCAAG actgATGCCTTCTTCAAATCAAGTGTTTCTGATGTATATGCTGTTGGTGATGTTGCTACCTTCCCTTTGAAATTGTACAATGATATCAGAAGAGTTGAACACGTTGATCATGCTCGCAAATCAGCTGAGCAGGCTGCAAAG GCCATCGTTGCAGCGGATGTAGGAAAATCAGTTGAAGAGTATGATTACCTTCCATACTTCTATTCCCGTTCATTTGATCTGTCTTGGCAATTCTATGGCGACAATGTTGGTGAGACAGTGCTATTTGGAGACAACAATCCTGCATCATCAAAGCCTCATTTTGGGACATACTGGATTAAAGAAGGTAAAGTTGTTGGGGCCTTTTTGGAGGGTGGAACTCCTGAAGAGAACAAAGCTATTGCCAAAGTTGCACGAGTCAAGCCTGCAGTGGAGGATGTGAATCAACTTGCCAAGGAAGGCATTGCTTTTGCCAGTAGAATTTAA
- the LOC131620675 gene encoding large ribosomal subunit protein P2z-like codes for MKVIAAYLLAVLGGNNTPSAKTIKDILGSVGAEAEDGNIELFLSEIKGKDIAEVIASGREKLASVPAGGGGGVAAAAPASGGGAAPAAEAKKEEKVEEKEESDDDMGFSLFD; via the exons ATGAAGGTGATAGCCGCATACTTGCTCGCCGTTCTCGGAGGCAACAACACCCCCTCCGCCAAAACCATCAAGGACATCCTTGGCTCCG TTGGAGCAGAAGCAGAAGATGGTaacattgaattgtttttgtCTGAAATCAAGGGCAAAGATATTGCTGAGGTGATTGCTTCTGGTAGGGAAAAGTTGGCATCAGTACCTGCTGGTGGTGGTGGCGGTGTTGCTGCTGCTGCACCAGCTAGTGGTGGCGGTGCTGCTCCTGCAGCTGAGGCAAAGAAAGAGGAGAAGGTGGAGGAGAAAGAGGAGTCTGATGAT GATATGGGATTCAGCCTTTTTGATTAG